From the genome of Thermoflexus hugenholtzii, one region includes:
- a CDS encoding Rrf2 family transcriptional regulator, with protein MEISRRADYAMRVILDLAMLPPGMRARARDIARRQAIPYAFLQKIIRDLCAAGFVEASRGRRGGVRLARPAESITLLEVLEAMEGPIRLNRCSREPHLCPRYSFCAIHPIWAQAQAYLERLLGSTTFAQVAERGRQIRAAQARNGAAAPASPVPRSSIPTP; from the coding sequence ATGGAGATCAGTCGGCGGGCGGATTACGCGATGCGGGTGATCCTGGATCTGGCGATGCTGCCGCCGGGAATGCGGGCCCGGGCCCGGGACATCGCGCGGCGGCAGGCTATCCCTTACGCCTTTTTGCAGAAGATCATCCGGGATCTGTGCGCGGCGGGGTTTGTGGAGGCCAGCCGGGGGCGTCGAGGAGGGGTCCGCCTGGCGCGCCCGGCCGAGTCCATCACGCTGCTGGAGGTCCTCGAGGCCATGGAAGGCCCCATTCGCCTCAACCGCTGCTCCCGGGAGCCTCATCTCTGCCCGCGCTACAGCTTTTGCGCCATCCATCCGATCTGGGCCCAGGCGCAGGCGTATCTGGAGCGCCTTTTGGGCTCCACCACTTTCGCTCAGGTGGCGGAGCGAGGGCGTCAGATCCGGGCGGCCCAGGCCCGCAACGGCGCCGCGGCGCCGGCCTCGCCGGTGCCGCGCTCCTCCATCCCCACCCCCTGA
- a CDS encoding cytochrome c oxidase subunit II, whose protein sequence is MIHDPFERVAVFGAGLLMTAFFVAIVVGAFGLGIRVPTCVTDIPPFDQPAVQEVAPGRYVVNVVAQMWAFNPREIRVPAGSLVTFNLVSKDVQHGFKILNTNVNMMAVPGVVNRAQVRFDQPSEYLIVCHEYCGTGHHAMSAKVIVEPRAAEGPSLPTPRAVASALACWAR, encoded by the coding sequence ATGATCCACGATCCCTTCGAGCGCGTGGCGGTTTTCGGCGCCGGCTTGTTGATGACCGCGTTCTTCGTCGCCATCGTCGTCGGCGCTTTCGGCCTGGGGATCCGCGTGCCCACCTGCGTGACGGACATCCCGCCCTTCGATCAGCCCGCCGTCCAGGAGGTGGCCCCCGGCCGGTATGTGGTCAACGTCGTCGCTCAGATGTGGGCCTTCAACCCTCGTGAGATCCGCGTCCCCGCCGGCTCCCTCGTGACCTTCAACCTCGTCAGCAAGGACGTGCAGCACGGCTTCAAGATCCTCAACACCAACGTGAACATGATGGCTGTGCCTGGTGTGGTGAACCGGGCACAGGTCCGCTTCGATCAGCCCAGCGAGTATCTGATCGTTTGCCATGAGTATTGCGGGACGGGCCACCACGCCATGTCGGCGAAGGTGATCGTCGAGCCGCGGGCCGCGGAGGGGCCTTCTCTCCCGACGCCACGGGCGGTGGCCTCGGCGCTGGCGTGCTGGGCCCGCTGA